A single Fusobacterium sp. SYSU M8D902 DNA region contains:
- a CDS encoding UvrD-helicase domain-containing protein, whose translation MSILDKLNDKQREAASKIEGALLILAGAGSGKTRTITYRIAHMIEEKGISPYKILAVTFTNKAAKEMKERVESLIGEEANRVMISTFHSFGLRLLRVYGDRLGYNANFTIYDTDDQKRVVKNIMKELIIKDKNLKEGLVVSIISKLKEDGISPEEYENSEKYNENGKIISEVYRRYNSVLKSNNAMDFSDILVNTDRLLEISDILNKVQDKFRYIMVDEYQDTNNIQYKLVNKIAKKYGNICVVGDENQSIYGFRGANIQNILDFEKDYPDAKVVKLEENYRSTSVILDAANSVIKNNTSSRDKKLWTKKSVGEKITVEGCSDARAEANFVVGEIIKGKAKGAKYRDFTVLYRTNAQSRMFEEKLLRENIPYKIFGGMQFYQRAEIKDIVAYLAVINNTDDNLNLARILNVPKRKIGDKTVEKISEFAKEQNLSLFEALGRANEISGLSANLKITILEFYKMMSEFIELSESELVSELFDTIIRSINYNDYLIANYEDYEVRKENIEELKSSIVELEKVIENMSLREYLENISLISATDNLEDEKDYVKLMTIHNSKGLEFPIVFVVGAEEGIFPGSRADFDSNELEEERRLCYVAITRAEEKLYMTYATSRMMYGNEDFGRRASRFIDEIPKELVEKSSSELLYKPKNDKGSFITERAFKKMITIEDLNKTAKNFPYSVGEKVMHKKFGLGVVKSVNDKKVEINFVDGKREIAMAVAEKFLTKC comes from the coding sequence AGAACTATTACATATAGAATAGCTCATATGATAGAAGAGAAAGGTATTTCACCATATAAAATTTTAGCTGTGACATTTACAAATAAAGCCGCTAAAGAGATGAAGGAGAGAGTGGAGTCTCTCATTGGTGAAGAGGCTAACAGAGTAATGATTTCAACATTCCACTCATTTGGATTGAGATTGTTGAGAGTATATGGAGATAGATTAGGTTACAATGCTAATTTTACCATTTATGATACTGATGATCAAAAAAGAGTGGTAAAAAATATAATGAAAGAGTTGATAATAAAAGATAAAAACCTTAAAGAGGGGTTAGTGGTATCAATTATCTCAAAATTAAAAGAGGACGGAATCTCTCCAGAAGAGTATGAAAATAGTGAAAAATATAATGAGAATGGAAAGATAATTTCAGAGGTTTATAGAAGATATAACTCTGTTCTAAAGAGCAATAATGCTATGGACTTTTCAGATATACTTGTAAATACAGATAGACTTTTAGAGATATCAGATATTTTAAATAAGGTTCAGGATAAATTTAGATATATAATGGTAGACGAATATCAAGATACAAATAATATCCAGTATAAATTAGTTAACAAGATAGCTAAAAAGTATGGGAACATCTGTGTCGTAGGAGATGAAAACCAGAGTATTTATGGATTTAGAGGAGCAAATATCCAAAATATATTGGATTTTGAGAAGGATTATCCTGATGCTAAGGTTGTAAAATTGGAAGAGAACTATCGTTCTACATCTGTGATATTAGATGCAGCTAACTCAGTAATAAAAAACAACACAAGTTCAAGAGATAAAAAATTATGGACTAAGAAGAGTGTTGGAGAGAAAATTACAGTTGAAGGTTGTAGTGATGCTAGAGCAGAGGCAAACTTTGTAGTTGGTGAGATAATAAAGGGAAAAGCAAAGGGAGCAAAATATAGAGATTTTACAGTACTGTATAGAACAAATGCTCAATCGAGAATGTTTGAGGAAAAATTATTGAGAGAGAATATACCATATAAGATTTTTGGTGGAATGCAGTTCTATCAAAGAGCAGAAATAAAGGATATTGTAGCATATTTAGCAGTGATAAACAACACTGATGACAATCTAAATCTAGCTAGAATTTTAAATGTTCCAAAGAGAAAGATAGGAGATAAGACAGTAGAGAAGATAAGTGAATTTGCAAAAGAGCAAAATCTATCTCTATTTGAGGCTTTGGGAAGAGCGAATGAGATATCAGGATTGAGTGCTAATCTAAAAATAACAATATTAGAGTTTTATAAGATGATGAGTGAATTTATAGAGCTAAGTGAGAGTGAGTTGGTATCGGAGTTATTTGATACAATTATAAGATCTATAAATTACAATGATTATTTGATTGCAAATTATGAGGATTATGAGGTAAGAAAAGAGAATATAGAGGAGTTAAAAAGCTCAATAGTGGAATTGGAAAAGGTAATTGAGAATATGAGCTTGAGAGAGTATCTTGAAAATATCTCACTTATTAGTGCTACAGACAATTTAGAAGATGAGAAAGATTATGTGAAGTTAATGACTATTCATAACTCTAAAGGATTGGAATTTCCAATAGTTTTTGTAGTAGGAGCAGAGGAGGGAATATTCCCAGGAAGTAGAGCAGACTTTGATAGTAATGAGTTGGAAGAGGAGAGAAGACTTTGCTACGTTGCTATAACTAGAGCAGAGGAGAAACTCTATATGACATATGCAACAAGTAGAATGATGTATGGAAATGAAGATTTTGGAAGAAGAGCCTCAAGATTTATAGATGAAATTCCTAAAGAGTTAGTGGAAAAAAGTAGTTCAGAGCTATTATATAAACCAAAAAATGATAAGGGAAGTTTCATAACAGAGAGAGCCTTCAAAAAAATGATAACAATAGAGGATCTTAACAAAACTGCGAAAAACTTTCCATACTCAGTTGGAGAGAAAGTTATGCATAAAAAGTTTGGTTTAGGAGTAGTAAAATCTGTAAACGATAAAAAAGTTGAGATAAATTTTGTGGACGGAAAACGTGAAATAGCTATGGCAGTAGCTGAAAAATTCCTTACAAAATGCTAA